One stretch of Streptomyces zhihengii DNA includes these proteins:
- a CDS encoding TetR/AcrR family transcriptional regulator, whose product MSPRSAEVNEELRRRSRERLLQATVELVDERGYEATKLGDIADRAGSARGLISYYFPGKRHLLQSAVHRLMHRTLAAALEREPRTEDGRELLARAIDAVLGLADDHPVLMRTHMAGILQADGFVQCPEQQRLAALLRDTVERYGAVDVDAEYPLLRALLMGAVFAVLLPGAPMPRARLRAELFQRYGLDWELGAPPGADAPGGAPVAVPGQSSQWPQPCDLSK is encoded by the coding sequence ATGTCCCCGCGGAGCGCAGAGGTCAATGAAGAGCTTCGGAGACGATCTCGTGAGCGTCTGCTCCAGGCGACGGTGGAGCTGGTCGACGAGCGCGGTTACGAGGCGACGAAGCTCGGCGACATCGCCGACCGGGCGGGCTCCGCGCGGGGTCTGATCTCGTACTACTTCCCCGGCAAGCGGCATCTGCTGCAGTCGGCCGTCCACCGGCTGATGCACCGCACGCTCGCCGCGGCGCTGGAGCGCGAGCCGCGCACGGAGGACGGGCGGGAGCTGCTGGCCCGGGCGATCGACGCCGTCCTGGGCCTCGCGGACGACCATCCGGTGCTGATGCGCACGCACATGGCGGGCATCCTCCAGGCCGACGGCTTCGTGCAGTGCCCGGAGCAGCAGCGGCTGGCGGCGCTGCTGCGCGACACGGTCGAGCGGTACGGGGCGGTGGACGTGGACGCCGAGTACCCGCTGCTGCGGGCCCTGCTCATGGGCGCGGTGTTCGCGGTGCTGCTGCCGGGCGCGCCGATGCCCCGCGCGCGGCTGCGCGCGGAGCTGTTCCAGCGTTACGGGCTGGACTGGGAGCTCGGAGCCCCGCCGGGAGCTGACGCGCCCGGCGGGGCTCCGGTGGCCGTACCGGGTCAGTCGTCCCAGTGGCCCCAGCCGTGTGACCTGTCGAAGTAG
- a CDS encoding phosphatase PAP2 family protein, translating to MGAAALTGTVLLAAAAVLTVLVAVSWEPLLAFDRSVTEALHRSAVAEPGLTRANRIMTDWVWDPWTMRLLAAAVTVWLWRRGDRLLAVWVAGASALGAALQQAMKALVGRDRPQWPDPVDTAQFAAYPSGHAMTAALTCGLVLWLLHRDGVGGRGWAWAVALATVSVAGVGFTRVYLGVHWPSDVLGGWLLGAAVVAVTAASYERRLLARRTLETGAENECPRTGRSPASPGPGGRSR from the coding sequence ATGGGCGCCGCGGCGCTCACCGGCACCGTCCTGCTGGCCGCGGCGGCGGTGCTCACCGTGCTGGTCGCCGTCTCCTGGGAGCCGCTGCTCGCCTTCGACCGCTCCGTCACCGAGGCCCTCCACCGCTCGGCGGTGGCCGAGCCGGGGCTCACCCGGGCGAACCGGATCATGACGGACTGGGTGTGGGACCCCTGGACGATGCGGCTGCTGGCCGCGGCCGTCACCGTCTGGCTCTGGCGGCGCGGCGACCGGCTGCTCGCCGTCTGGGTGGCCGGTGCCAGCGCCCTGGGCGCGGCCCTCCAGCAGGCGATGAAGGCCCTGGTCGGCCGTGACCGGCCGCAGTGGCCCGACCCGGTCGACACCGCACAGTTCGCGGCCTATCCGTCGGGGCACGCCATGACCGCGGCGCTCACCTGCGGGCTGGTCCTGTGGCTGCTGCACCGGGACGGCGTGGGCGGGCGCGGCTGGGCCTGGGCCGTGGCGCTCGCGACGGTGAGCGTGGCGGGGGTCGGCTTCACCCGCGTGTACCTCGGGGTGCACTGGCCGTCCGACGTCCTGGGCGGCTGGCTCCTGGGCGCGGCGGTCGTGGCGGTGACGGCCGCCTCGTACGAACGCCGTCTGCTCGCGCGGCGCACACTGGAGACGGGGGCCGAGAACGAGTGCCCCCGGACCGGGCGATCCCCCGCGTCGCCCGGTCCGGGTGGCAGATCCCGCTGA
- a CDS encoding M56 family metallopeptidase, which yields MMVSLALLLLGAVAAVVAPRLMMRGDWAEREPVVALWVWQCVVAAVLLSFALSMVFSAAAAWQLVRGHVFAPAPHGVVEAYALGAIGPWSAVLAVVLACGGLWTAAMLTREILRSGARRRARRRDLLVRSPLLPGEEPGDAPLVVLEGERPDAWWLPGAAPQLVVTTAALRRLKGRQLDAVLAHEEGHAKARHDWLLHCSAALAGGFPQIPVFAAFRDEMHRLVELAADDVASRRFGRLTIALALVGLNEESGAFGPCPVPGGQVPQRVNRLLSPVPRFTAGRRLRVTAAAALVPVVPLFVAFVPALHALR from the coding sequence ATGATGGTCTCGCTCGCGCTGCTGCTGCTCGGCGCCGTGGCCGCCGTCGTCGCCCCCCGGCTGATGATGCGCGGCGACTGGGCGGAGCGTGAGCCCGTCGTCGCCCTCTGGGTCTGGCAGTGCGTGGTGGCGGCCGTGCTGCTCTCCTTCGCCCTCTCCATGGTCTTCAGCGCCGCCGCGGCCTGGCAGCTCGTGCGGGGCCATGTCTTCGCCCCCGCGCCGCACGGCGTCGTCGAGGCGTACGCGCTCGGGGCGATCGGCCCCTGGTCGGCCGTGCTCGCCGTCGTCCTGGCCTGCGGAGGGCTGTGGACGGCCGCCATGCTCACCCGCGAGATCCTCCGCTCCGGCGCGCGGCGCCGCGCCCGGCGGCGGGACCTGCTGGTGCGCTCGCCGCTGCTGCCCGGCGAGGAGCCCGGCGACGCGCCCCTGGTGGTGCTGGAAGGCGAGCGCCCCGACGCCTGGTGGCTGCCGGGAGCCGCGCCCCAGCTCGTCGTCACCACCGCCGCGCTGCGGCGGCTCAAGGGACGCCAGCTCGACGCGGTGCTCGCTCATGAGGAGGGGCACGCGAAGGCCCGGCACGACTGGCTGCTGCACTGCTCGGCGGCGCTGGCGGGCGGCTTCCCGCAGATCCCCGTCTTCGCCGCGTTCCGCGACGAGATGCACCGGCTGGTGGAGCTCGCCGCCGACGACGTGGCCTCGCGCCGCTTCGGCCGGCTGACCATCGCCCTCGCGCTCGTCGGACTCAACGAGGAGAGCGGCGCCTTCGGCCCGTGCCCCGTCCCCGGGGGCCAGGTGCCGCAGCGGGTGAACCGGCTGCTGAGCCCGGTCCCCCGGTTCACCGCGGGCCGCCGGCTGAGGGTCACCGCGGCGGCGGCGCTGGTGCCCGTGGTCCCGCTGTTCGTCGCCTTCGTGCCGGCGCTGCACGCGCTGCGCTGA
- a CDS encoding DUF5134 domain-containing protein: protein MHQPTVPGWLLMVSCLATGAYCLLRMRRCRGPAREAAGGEALMGFGMAAMAVPAAVLTLPSWHWAVYAAVFGAAGARALWMLRGGGHQHHLHHLVSCLAMVYMAAAMSGPAAAGHTAHLSGTPAGPPLLTAVLLLYFAGYALHAGTRLVPVHVAGASGPGVPQAPAGGWGGRPEVAVACRLSMSLAMLAMLLAL, encoded by the coding sequence GTGCACCAACCGACGGTGCCCGGCTGGCTGCTGATGGTCTCGTGCCTCGCGACGGGCGCGTACTGCCTGCTGCGGATGCGCAGATGCCGGGGACCCGCGCGGGAGGCGGCCGGGGGCGAGGCGCTGATGGGGTTCGGCATGGCCGCGATGGCCGTGCCGGCCGCCGTGCTCACCCTGCCGTCATGGCACTGGGCGGTGTACGCGGCGGTCTTCGGCGCCGCGGGGGCGCGGGCGCTGTGGATGCTGCGCGGCGGCGGACACCAGCACCATCTGCATCATCTGGTGAGCTGTCTGGCCATGGTGTACATGGCCGCGGCCATGAGCGGGCCGGCCGCGGCGGGCCACACCGCACACCTCTCCGGCACCCCGGCGGGCCCGCCCCTGCTGACGGCCGTGCTCCTGCTCTACTTCGCCGGCTACGCCCTGCACGCGGGAACCAGGCTGGTGCCCGTGCACGTCGCGGGCGCCTCCGGGCCGGGCGTCCCGCAGGCTCCGGCCGGCGGCTGGGGAGGGCGGCCGGAGGTGGCCGTGGCCTGCCGGCTGTCGATGTCCCTGGCGATGCTGGCCATGCTGCTCGCCCTGTGA
- a CDS encoding GNAT family N-acetyltransferase: MDTATSPDRGELTYRDAVPADVPGLVALIESAYRGESSRTGWTTEADILDGRRTDTEGVTQVITAPGSRLLVAERDGTLVACCQLEHRGDAAYFGMFAVRPGLQGAGLGRTVIAEAERRAALSWGVREMHMTVITVREELIAWYERRGYRRTGTLSPFPYGDERFGIPQRDDLAFELLVKRLG; encoded by the coding sequence ATGGACACCGCCACCTCCCCGGACCGCGGCGAACTCACCTACCGCGACGCCGTCCCGGCCGACGTGCCCGGGCTCGTCGCGCTGATCGAGTCGGCGTACCGGGGGGAGTCCAGCCGGACCGGCTGGACCACCGAGGCGGACATCCTCGACGGGCGGCGCACCGACACCGAGGGCGTGACCCAGGTGATCACCGCGCCCGGCAGCCGCCTGCTGGTCGCCGAGCGCGACGGGACGCTGGTCGCCTGCTGCCAGCTGGAGCACCGCGGCGACGCCGCGTACTTCGGCATGTTCGCCGTCCGCCCGGGCCTCCAGGGCGCGGGGCTCGGCCGCACGGTGATCGCCGAGGCGGAGCGCCGCGCGGCCCTGAGCTGGGGCGTGCGCGAGATGCACATGACGGTGATCACCGTCCGCGAGGAACTGATCGCCTGGTACGAGCGCCGGGGCTACCGCCGTACGGGCACCCTCAGCCCGTTCCCGTACGGCGACGAGCGCTTCGGCATCCCGCAGCGCGACGACCTCGCCTTCGAACTGCTGGTGAAGCGGCTCGGCTGA
- a CDS encoding glycerophosphodiester phosphodiesterase encodes MGVEPENTLRSFVRAEQCGMDAIELDLHLTKDGALAVMHDADVDRTTDGSGAVADKTLAELRQLDAGGGERVPVFDEVLDAVSAPLQAEIKDVAAAHALAQVMRRRDLVPRVEVSSFHDDAIAEIATLVPGVRTVLIASRWGSDVVDRAKAAGAAALALNIRRLTLETVEHAHGEGLRVIGWVVNTQEQLRLARALELDGATTDHPEIRRTGRFTA; translated from the coding sequence ATGGGCGTCGAGCCGGAGAACACCCTGCGCTCCTTCGTCCGGGCCGAGCAGTGCGGCATGGACGCCATCGAGCTCGACCTCCATCTCACGAAGGACGGCGCGCTGGCCGTCATGCACGACGCCGACGTGGACCGCACCACCGACGGGAGCGGCGCGGTGGCCGACAAGACGCTCGCCGAGCTGCGTCAGCTCGACGCGGGCGGGGGCGAGCGGGTGCCCGTCTTCGACGAGGTGCTGGACGCCGTGTCCGCGCCGCTCCAGGCGGAGATCAAGGACGTGGCCGCCGCGCACGCCCTGGCCCAGGTGATGCGGCGGCGCGACCTCGTGCCGCGGGTGGAGGTGTCGTCCTTCCACGACGACGCGATCGCCGAGATCGCGACCCTGGTCCCCGGGGTGCGCACGGTGCTGATCGCGAGCCGCTGGGGCTCGGACGTGGTGGACCGGGCGAAGGCCGCGGGAGCGGCGGCCCTGGCGCTGAACATCCGCAGACTCACGCTGGAGACGGTGGAGCACGCCCACGGCGAGGGCCTGCGGGTCATCGGCTGGGTGGTGAACACCCAGGAGCAGCTCCGGCTGGCACGGGCCCTGGAGCTCGACGGCGCCACCACCGACCACCCCGAGATCCGCCGGACGGGCCGGTTCACCGCCTGA
- a CDS encoding DUF6421 family protein → MTEILVQDATAGGTTGTGRVVDHPSWPVLKNAVEEIRPWQSADGSIDFDAEGAPARKAAEDAVARVAAAVEELSPLLPHDAAYHRALVADLRTWAAGGFAVPDFLDSLLAFHPAAGRADGLQHLVVFPMYTQNGNPDRNLEAVVLRMVWPEWLAELERTRYDNPLFCGITFEDFTAGYDTNSAVLFPETIAVREAPERFTWGGIFCDREAARFRAVTEESVRILGLELPDDIREMVGDQQRCEQAFVLWDMVHDRTHSHGDLPFDPFMIKQRQPFWMYGLEELRCDLTAFKEAVKLEAEGNRHGRDVQYAVLFDRMFRFPVTGDRVRNYDGLGGQLLFAYLHKHDVVRWTDNTLKIDWDRAPQVTNELCAEIEKLYRDGIDRPKLVHWFAAYELVSTYLAPHPGSRWAKGPDALDLSLPPRKLVDDVLPDEFPLSMFYEALAKKLKTVIASTKGITAASAPRGAGATGAGQASGAAA, encoded by the coding sequence ATGACGGAAATTCTTGTGCAGGACGCGACTGCCGGGGGTACGACCGGCACCGGCCGGGTGGTCGACCACCCGAGCTGGCCGGTGCTCAAGAACGCCGTCGAGGAGATCCGCCCCTGGCAGTCCGCCGACGGCTCGATCGACTTCGACGCCGAGGGTGCGCCCGCCAGGAAGGCCGCCGAGGACGCGGTGGCCCGGGTCGCCGCCGCGGTGGAGGAACTCTCCCCGCTGCTGCCCCACGACGCGGCCTACCACCGCGCACTCGTCGCGGATCTGCGCACCTGGGCGGCCGGCGGCTTCGCCGTGCCCGACTTCCTGGACTCGCTGCTCGCCTTCCACCCGGCCGCCGGCCGCGCGGACGGCCTCCAGCACCTCGTCGTCTTCCCCATGTACACGCAGAACGGCAACCCGGACCGCAACCTCGAAGCCGTCGTGCTGCGGATGGTCTGGCCCGAGTGGCTCGCGGAGCTGGAGCGCACCCGCTACGACAACCCGCTCTTCTGCGGCATCACCTTCGAGGACTTCACCGCGGGCTACGACACCAACTCGGCCGTCCTCTTCCCGGAGACCATCGCCGTGCGCGAGGCCCCCGAGCGCTTCACCTGGGGCGGCATCTTCTGCGACCGCGAGGCCGCGCGCTTCCGCGCCGTCACCGAGGAGTCGGTGCGCATACTCGGCCTGGAGCTGCCGGACGACATCCGCGAGATGGTCGGCGACCAGCAGCGCTGCGAGCAGGCGTTCGTGCTGTGGGACATGGTCCACGACCGCACCCACAGCCACGGCGACCTGCCGTTCGACCCGTTCATGATCAAGCAGCGCCAGCCGTTCTGGATGTACGGCCTGGAAGAGCTGCGCTGCGACCTCACCGCCTTCAAGGAGGCGGTGAAGCTGGAGGCCGAGGGCAACCGCCACGGCCGCGACGTCCAGTACGCCGTGCTCTTCGACCGGATGTTCCGCTTCCCGGTGACCGGCGACCGCGTCCGCAACTACGACGGGCTCGGCGGCCAGCTCCTGTTCGCCTACCTCCACAAGCACGACGTCGTCCGCTGGACCGACAACACCCTCAAGATCGACTGGGACCGGGCGCCGCAGGTCACCAACGAGCTGTGCGCCGAGATCGAGAAGCTCTACCGCGACGGCATCGACCGCCCCAAGCTCGTCCACTGGTTCGCCGCGTACGAGCTGGTCTCCACCTACCTCGCCCCGCACCCCGGCTCCCGCTGGGCCAAGGGTCCCGACGCCCTGGACCTGTCGCTGCCGCCGCGCAAGCTGGTCGACGACGTGCTCCCCGACGAGTTTCCGCTCAGCATGTTCTATGAGGCGCTTGCCAAGAAGCTGAAGACCGTGATCGCCTCCACCAAGGGCATCACCGCCGCTTCGGCTCCCCGGGGCGCCGGTGCCACCGGCGCCGGGCAGGCTTCCGGAGCTGCCGCGTGA
- a CDS encoding SDR family NAD(P)-dependent oxidoreductase, whose product MNSDTSGALEGAVVAVAGAAGPAGRAALLRLADAGATVVASDADAERLAEAVDAARYAHGGATVTGDTVDLLDLAATREWAAKTEKEFGRIDGVVHLVGGWRGSSGFTATDPADWALLEKLLIRTVQNTSLAFHDALLRSDRGRYVLISAAGATKPTAGNAAYSAAKAAAEAWTLALADSFRKAGGDSGPAASAAILVVKALVHDAMRAERPNAKFAGFTDVTDLADAIAGVWDRPAQEVNGQRLWLTPAP is encoded by the coding sequence ATGAACAGCGACACGAGCGGGGCACTCGAGGGTGCGGTCGTCGCGGTGGCCGGCGCGGCGGGGCCCGCCGGCCGGGCAGCCCTGCTGAGACTGGCCGACGCCGGAGCGACCGTCGTCGCCTCCGACGCGGACGCCGAGCGGCTCGCCGAGGCCGTGGACGCCGCCCGCTACGCCCATGGCGGCGCCACCGTCACCGGTGACACGGTCGACCTGCTCGACCTCGCCGCCACCCGCGAATGGGCGGCCAAGACGGAGAAGGAGTTCGGCCGGATCGACGGCGTCGTCCACCTCGTCGGCGGCTGGCGCGGGAGCTCCGGCTTCACCGCCACCGACCCGGCCGACTGGGCGCTGCTGGAGAAGCTCCTGATCCGCACCGTCCAGAACACCTCGCTCGCCTTCCACGACGCGCTGCTGCGCAGCGACCGCGGACGCTATGTGCTGATCAGCGCGGCGGGCGCGACCAAGCCCACCGCCGGCAACGCCGCCTACTCCGCCGCCAAGGCCGCCGCCGAGGCGTGGACGCTCGCCCTCGCCGACTCCTTCCGCAAGGCGGGGGGCGACAGCGGCCCGGCGGCGTCGGCTGCCATCCTGGTGGTCAAGGCACTGGTGCACGACGCCATGCGCGCCGAGCGCCCGAATGCGAAGTTCGCGGGCTTCACGGACGTGACGGATCTGGCGGACGCCATCGCCGGCGTCTGGGACCGGCCCGCCCAGGAAGTGAATGGACAGCGTCTGTGGCTGACCCCCGCACCGTGA
- a CDS encoding threonine aldolase family protein, with translation MKTDARRRHDPTVRGFASDNYAGAHPEILAALALANGGHQVAYGEDDYTDHLQRIMHSHFGAGAEAFPVFNGTGANVTALQALTDRWGAVICAESAHINVDEGGAPERMGGLKLLTVPTPDGKLTPELIDRQAFGWDDEHRAMPQVVSITQNTELGTVYTVDEIRAIVAHAHGHGMKVHLDGARIANAAASLDVPMRAFTNAAGVDVISFGGTKNGMLFGEAVVVLNPDAVSHMKHLRKLSMQLASKMRFVSVQFEALLAKDLWLRNARHSNAMAQRLAEGVRAVDGVEILHSVQANAVFARLPHEVSRRLQERFRFYFWDEAAGDVRWMCSFDTAEDDVDAFVQALKEEMAR, from the coding sequence GTGAAGACCGACGCCCGGCGTCGTCACGACCCGACCGTCCGCGGATTCGCCAGCGACAACTACGCGGGGGCCCACCCCGAGATCCTGGCCGCGCTCGCCCTCGCCAACGGCGGCCACCAGGTCGCCTACGGCGAGGACGACTACACGGACCACCTCCAGCGGATCATGCACAGCCACTTCGGCGCGGGCGCCGAGGCGTTCCCGGTCTTCAACGGCACCGGCGCCAACGTGACCGCGCTGCAGGCCCTGACCGACCGCTGGGGCGCGGTCATCTGCGCGGAGTCCGCGCACATCAACGTCGACGAGGGCGGTGCCCCGGAACGGATGGGCGGACTGAAGCTGCTCACCGTGCCGACGCCGGACGGCAAGCTCACCCCCGAGCTGATCGACCGGCAGGCGTTCGGCTGGGACGACGAGCACCGGGCGATGCCCCAGGTCGTGTCCATCACCCAGAACACCGAACTGGGCACCGTGTACACGGTGGACGAGATCCGCGCCATCGTCGCCCACGCCCACGGCCACGGCATGAAGGTGCACCTCGACGGCGCCCGGATAGCCAACGCGGCGGCCTCGCTGGACGTGCCGATGCGCGCCTTCACCAACGCCGCCGGGGTCGACGTGATCTCCTTCGGCGGCACGAAGAACGGCATGCTCTTCGGCGAGGCGGTCGTGGTGCTGAACCCGGACGCCGTCAGCCACATGAAGCATCTGCGCAAGCTGTCGATGCAGCTCGCCTCCAAGATGCGCTTCGTCTCCGTGCAGTTCGAGGCGCTGCTCGCCAAGGACCTCTGGCTGCGCAACGCCCGCCACTCCAACGCGATGGCGCAGCGCCTCGCCGAGGGCGTGCGCGCGGTCGACGGGGTGGAGATCCTCCACTCGGTGCAGGCCAACGCCGTCTTCGCGCGTCTGCCGCACGAGGTGTCCCGCCGGCTCCAGGAGCGCTTCCGGTTCTACTTCTGGGACGAGGCCGCCGGCGACGTGCGCTGGATGTGCTCCTTCGACACCGCCGAGGACGACGTCGACGCCTTCGTCCAGGCGCTCAAGGAGGAGATGGCGCGCTGA
- a CDS encoding transglutaminase domain-containing protein, giving the protein MDMIRAHPSITAYTAASDAVDHSHPLVRSTVAALRAQTSDAYTYTEAAYHHIRDRIAHSADIGEERVTWRASDVLAQGHGICHAKSHALAALLRAADIPTALCYQRLTEDDGTAPMLHGLVAVRLPGRTRWDRQDARGGIPGIGARFSLDTERLAWRVREELGEADSPVLHDAPHPAVLAALRAAPDRRTLWRTLPTDF; this is encoded by the coding sequence ATGGACATGATCCGCGCCCATCCTTCGATCACCGCCTACACCGCCGCGAGCGACGCCGTCGACCACTCTCACCCGCTGGTGCGGAGCACCGTGGCCGCCCTGCGGGCGCAGACGAGCGACGCATACACATACACCGAGGCCGCCTACCACCACATCCGCGACCGGATCGCCCACTCCGCCGACATCGGCGAGGAACGGGTCACCTGGCGCGCCTCCGACGTCCTGGCCCAGGGGCACGGCATCTGCCACGCCAAGTCCCACGCCCTCGCCGCCCTGCTGCGCGCCGCGGACATCCCCACCGCGCTCTGCTACCAGCGCCTCACCGAGGACGACGGCACGGCCCCCATGCTCCACGGACTCGTCGCCGTCAGGCTGCCGGGCCGCACGCGCTGGGACCGGCAGGACGCGCGGGGCGGCATCCCGGGGATCGGCGCCCGGTTCTCCCTCGACACCGAGCGGCTGGCCTGGAGGGTGCGCGAGGAACTCGGCGAGGCGGACTCCCCGGTGCTCCACGACGCGCCGCACCCCGCGGTGCTCGCGGCGCTGCGGGCCGCCCCCGACCGCCGCACGCTCTGGCGCACCCTGCCCACCGACTTCTGA
- a CDS encoding lysophospholipid acyltransferase family protein: protein MAELVYRPVVGAALTMFKALDLKIDTQGSENIPRSGGAVLVSNHISYLDFIFTGLAALPQKRLVRFMAKDSVFRHKVSGPLMRGMKHIPVDRKQGEDAYKHALESLRSGEIVGVFPEATISQSFTLKSFKSGAARLAQEAGVPLIPMALWGTQRVWTKGRPRNFKRAHIPVTIRVGEPVEAPTDQYAGAITRRLRERVQELLEAAQRAYPVRPRDADDTWWVPAHLGGTAPTPAEVRESH from the coding sequence ATGGCAGAGCTCGTCTATCGGCCGGTCGTCGGTGCCGCACTCACGATGTTCAAGGCGCTGGACCTGAAGATCGACACCCAGGGCTCCGAGAACATCCCCCGCTCGGGCGGCGCGGTCCTCGTCAGCAATCACATCAGCTACCTGGACTTCATCTTCACCGGGCTCGCCGCACTGCCGCAGAAGCGCCTGGTCCGCTTCATGGCCAAGGACTCGGTCTTCCGCCACAAGGTCTCCGGGCCCCTGATGCGCGGCATGAAGCACATCCCGGTGGACCGCAAGCAGGGCGAGGACGCCTACAAGCACGCGCTGGAGTCGCTGCGCTCGGGCGAGATCGTGGGTGTCTTCCCGGAGGCGACGATCTCCCAGTCGTTCACCCTGAAGTCGTTCAAGTCCGGCGCCGCCCGCCTCGCGCAGGAGGCCGGGGTGCCGCTGATCCCCATGGCGCTGTGGGGCACCCAGCGCGTGTGGACCAAGGGCCGTCCGCGGAACTTCAAGCGCGCCCACATCCCGGTGACCATACGGGTCGGCGAGCCGGTCGAGGCTCCCACCGACCAGTACGCCGGTGCGATCACCCGGCGGCTGCGCGAGCGGGTCCAGGAGCTGCTGGAGGCGGCGCAGCGCGCCTACCCGGTGCGCCCGCGCGACGCCGACGACACCTGGTGGGTGCCCGCACACCTCGGGGGCACGGCGCCGACCCCGGCCGAGGTCCGCGAGAGCCACTGA
- a CDS encoding thioredoxin family protein, translated as MGETGGTAADEGALGAGDLGGELGARATLVQFSTAFCQPCRATRRTLAEVAAMVEGVAHVEIDAEAHLDLVRRLGVRATPTVLVLDAGGRIVTRAAGAPRRADVIAALGRAV; from the coding sequence GTGGGCGAGACGGGCGGCACAGCGGCGGACGAGGGGGCGCTCGGCGCCGGTGACCTGGGCGGGGAACTCGGCGCCCGGGCGACCCTCGTCCAGTTCTCGACCGCCTTCTGCCAGCCCTGCCGGGCCACCCGGCGGACCCTCGCCGAGGTCGCCGCCATGGTCGAGGGCGTGGCCCATGTGGAGATCGACGCCGAGGCGCATCTGGACCTCGTGCGGCGCCTCGGTGTGCGCGCCACCCCCACCGTGCTGGTGCTGGACGCGGGCGGCCGGATCGTCACCCGCGCGGCGGGCGCGCCCCGGCGCGCGGACGTCATCGCGGCGCTCGGCAGAGCGGTGTGA
- a CDS encoding flavin reductase family protein — MTASIDLGTASPLSSASAAPRPASPSVVAPRTAPAAPAPTPVPAAPDTPGLLRSVFRRHAAGVAVITAQGERPVGFTATSLTSVAAEPPLISFGIGTGASSWPVLSEAEHVGVHILGEHQEDLAARFARSGIDRFAGPTGWRTGPHGVPVLDGVLAVLVGRVVARVPAGDHSIVIAEVVDGEHGPDGSPLLYHQGRFTGLRG; from the coding sequence ATGACCGCGTCGATCGATCTCGGCACCGCTTCGCCCCTTTCCTCTGCTTCCGCCGCCCCGAGGCCCGCGTCCCCCTCCGTCGTCGCCCCCCGGACCGCGCCGGCCGCCCCCGCCCCGACCCCCGTTCCCGCCGCACCGGACACGCCCGGGCTGCTGCGTTCCGTCTTCCGGCGGCACGCCGCCGGTGTGGCGGTGATCACCGCGCAGGGGGAGCGGCCCGTCGGCTTCACCGCCACCTCGCTCACCTCCGTCGCCGCCGAACCGCCGCTGATCTCCTTCGGCATCGGCACCGGCGCGTCGAGCTGGCCGGTGCTCTCCGAGGCCGAGCACGTCGGCGTGCACATACTCGGCGAACACCAGGAGGACCTCGCCGCCCGGTTCGCCCGCAGCGGCATCGACCGCTTCGCGGGGCCCACCGGATGGCGGACGGGCCCGCACGGGGTCCCGGTGCTCGACGGTGTGCTGGCCGTGCTGGTGGGCCGGGTCGTGGCGCGCGTTCCCGCCGGTGACCACAGCATCGTCATCGCCGAGGTCGTGGACGGCGAACACGGCCCCGACGGCAGCCCGTTGCTCTATCACCAGGGGCGTTTCACCGGCCTGCGCGGCTGA
- a CDS encoding electron transfer flavoprotein subunit beta/FixA family protein: MSLRIVVCVKYVPDATGDRHFADDLTVDRDDVDGLLSELDEYAVEQALQIAESADDAEVTVLTVGPEDAKDALRKALSMGADKAVHVEDDDLHGTDVIGTSLVLAKAVEKAGFDLVISGMASTDGTMGVVPALLAERLGVPQVTLLSEVSVEGGTVRGRRDGDTASEQLEASLPAVVSVTDQSGEARYPSFKGIMAAKKKPVESWDLEDLEIEADEVGLAGAWSAVDSAAERPARTAGTVVKDEGEGGKQLAEFLAGQKFV; encoded by the coding sequence GTGAGCCTGAGGATCGTTGTCTGTGTGAAGTACGTGCCCGACGCCACCGGCGACCGGCACTTCGCCGATGACCTGACCGTCGACCGGGACGACGTCGACGGCCTGCTGTCGGAGCTGGACGAGTACGCGGTGGAGCAGGCGCTGCAGATCGCGGAGAGTGCGGACGACGCCGAGGTGACGGTGTTGACGGTGGGTCCGGAGGACGCGAAGGACGCGCTGCGCAAGGCTCTGTCGATGGGTGCGGACAAGGCGGTGCACGTCGAGGACGACGATCTGCACGGTACGGATGTGATCGGTACGTCGCTGGTGCTGGCGAAGGCGGTCGAGAAGGCCGGTTTCGATCTGGTGATCTCGGGGATGGCGTCGACGGACGGCACGATGGGTGTGGTGCCGGCGCTGCTGGCGGAGCGTCTGGGTGTGCCGCAGGTGACGCTGCTGTCGGAGGTGTCGGTCGAGGGCGGCACGGTCCGGGGCCGTCGGGACGGTGACACGGCGTCGGAGCAGCTGGAGGCGTCGCTGCCGGCGGTGGTGTCGGTGACCGACCAGTCGGGCGAGGCGCGCTACCCGTCGTTCAAGGGCATCATGGCGGCGAAGAAGAAGCCGGTGGAGTCCTGGGACCTGGAGGACCTGGAGATCGAGGCGGACGAGGTCGGTCTCGCGGGTGCGTGGAGCGCGGTCGACTCGGCGGCCGAGCGCCCGGCGCGCACGGCGGGCACGGTCGTCAAGGACGAGGGCGAGGGCGGCAAGCAGCTCGCGGAGTTCCTGGCGGGTCAGAAGTTCGTCTGA